The proteins below are encoded in one region of Campylobacter concisus:
- a CDS encoding M3 family metallopeptidase gives MIDKHWIESNVRENKAGGAFFVSLPKFKQPRIFTTYMNTLSHLIQQAHELGHAWHYYLMRDLPVLSANFPMSLAESASTFNETLLRNELKKDDSLRVEILWQELKSAANFLLHISVRYEFETGFIKLRQKGQVSKKDANDLLKQTWDKFYKDSTSDVEEFLPYFKPHFYKTDNYIYNYPYSVGYLLSQFFLSELKKMKQNFAKFINNF, from the coding sequence ATGATAGACAAACACTGGATAGAAAGCAATGTGCGAGAAAATAAAGCTGGCGGAGCATTTTTTGTGAGTTTGCCAAAATTTAAGCAACCAAGAATTTTTACCACCTACATGAATACTCTTTCGCACTTAATCCAGCAAGCTCATGAGCTAGGGCATGCTTGGCACTACTACTTGATGCGTGATCTTCCTGTTTTAAGCGCAAATTTTCCAATGAGCTTAGCCGAGAGCGCGAGTACATTTAATGAGACTCTTTTACGAAATGAGCTAAAAAAAGATGACTCACTTAGGGTAGAAATTTTATGGCAGGAGCTAAAAAGTGCTGCAAATTTTTTACTTCATATAAGCGTTAGATATGAGTTTGAGACTGGTTTTATAAAGCTGCGACAAAAAGGTCAAGTCAGCAAAAAAGATGCAAACGATCTTTTAAAACAAACTTGGGATAAATTTTATAAAGACAGCACGAGCGATGTTGAAGAATTTTTGCCATATTTTAAGCCACATTTTTATAAAACAGATAACTACATCTACAACTATCCTTATAGTGTCGGCTATCTGCTATCACAATTTTTTCTAAGTGAGTTAAAAAAGATGAAGCAAAATTTTGCAAAATTTATAAACAATTTTTAA
- a CDS encoding HAD family hydrolase codes for MSLPRSNSPSASSLPFAKDAVGLASSIADVGVVTTKTSKFSEILLENLGVLNFIKVVVGRDDVLNPKPNAEPVNLALAKLGKDKRNAFMIGDTQMDLMAAKNAGIKGIGLTCRCGYADAQSLKEHSDLIFQNAYEAVKFLASN; via the coding sequence ATGAGCCTGCCGCGCTCAAACTCCCCTTCGGCTTCGAGTTTGCCGTTTGCAAAAGATGCCGTAGGTTTGGCGTCTAGTATTGCCGACGTCGGCGTAGTTACTACGAAAACGTCGAAATTTTCGGAGATTTTGCTTGAAAATTTAGGGGTCTTAAATTTTATAAAAGTGGTGGTAGGCCGCGACGACGTGCTAAATCCAAAACCTAACGCGGAGCCCGTAAATTTAGCTCTCGCAAAACTTGGAAAAGATAAACGAAACGCATTTATGATAGGCGATACGCAGATGGATCTAATGGCGGCAAAGAACGCCGGTATCAAAGGTATCGGCCTAACTTGCAGATGCGGATACGCGGATGCGCAAAGTCTAAAAGAGCATTCGGATTTAATCTTTCAAAACGCTTATGAAGCGGTAAAATTTTTAGCAAGCAACTAA
- a CDS encoding DMT family transporter: MNTHRLGILLTLVGGILWGFSGVCGQYLFSLGINSDFLVPYRLMLAGIVIVIFYAFKEPSTVFAPIKDIKLLGEFLVYALLGLMMTQYAYFYSIELSNAAVATVIQYTAPVLILAVICLKEKRAPRPLEILALLCAMLGVFFLSTHAQISSLVISPKALFWCLVSAICVCVYNLAPARLNAKYSVTLTLGWGMVMGGIVLACYMRVWDFAGLNGINQWLAFITVITLGTIFAFSFYMIGVKLIGAAKASLLACIEPLSAAFFGYFWLGTKFVFWDFLGFALIISCIFLLSKREKL, translated from the coding sequence ATGAATACTCATCGTCTTGGGATACTCCTTACTTTAGTTGGCGGTATCCTTTGGGGATTTAGTGGGGTTTGTGGGCAGTATCTATTTTCACTTGGTATAAATTCTGATTTTTTGGTGCCATATAGACTGATGCTAGCTGGCATTGTTATTGTGATTTTTTATGCTTTTAAAGAACCAAGTACCGTTTTTGCTCCGATTAAAGATATAAAGCTCCTTGGCGAGTTTTTAGTCTATGCCCTGCTTGGGCTTATGATGACGCAGTACGCTTATTTTTACTCCATTGAGCTTTCAAATGCCGCAGTTGCGACTGTTATTCAATACACTGCGCCAGTTCTCATCCTAGCCGTCATCTGCCTAAAAGAGAAGCGAGCACCAAGACCACTTGAAATTTTAGCTCTGCTTTGCGCGATGCTTGGCGTATTTTTCCTAAGCACACATGCTCAAATTTCATCTCTTGTCATTTCGCCAAAAGCGCTATTTTGGTGCTTGGTGAGTGCCATTTGCGTTTGTGTTTATAATCTTGCTCCAGCAAGGCTAAATGCTAAATATTCAGTCACTCTCACGCTTGGCTGGGGCATGGTTATGGGCGGAATAGTGCTTGCTTGCTATATGAGAGTTTGGGATTTTGCTGGGCTTAATGGTATAAATCAATGGCTTGCATTTATTACTGTTATTACGCTTGGCACCATTTTTGCATTTAGCTTTTATATGATAGGTGTTAAGCTCATAGGCGCAGCAAAAGCTAGTTTATTAGCCTGCATAGAACCGCTAAGCGCAGCATTTTTTGGCTACTTTTGGCTTGGGACAAAATTTGTATTTTGGGATTTTTTAGGATTTGCTCTAATAATCTCTTGTATATTTTTACTATCAAAAAGAGAAAAATTATGA